A genomic window from Streptomyces sp. HUAS YS2 includes:
- a CDS encoding RNA-binding protein has product MLEEALEHLVKGIVDNPDDVQVASRNLRRGRVLEVRVHPDDLGKVIGRNGRTARALRTVVGAIGGRGIRVDLVDVDQVR; this is encoded by the coding sequence ATGCTCGAGGAGGCTCTCGAGCACCTCGTGAAGGGCATCGTCGACAACCCCGACGACGTGCAGGTCGCCTCGCGCAACCTGCGTCGCGGTCGCGTCCTGGAGGTTCGGGTCCACCCCGACGACCTCGGCAAGGTGATCGGCCGCAACGGCCGCACCGCGCGTGCGCTCCGTACCGTCGTGGGCGCCATCGGCGGCCGTGGCATCCGTGTCGACCTCGTCGACGTGGACCAGGTCCGCTGA
- the rpsP gene encoding 30S ribosomal protein S16, whose protein sequence is MAVKIKLKRLGKIRQPHYRIVVADSRTRRDGRAIEEIGLYHPTYNPSRIEVDSERAQYWLSVGAQPTEPVLAILKLTGDWQKHKGLPAPAPLLQPATKEDKRASFDAFAKALEGDDAKGEAITPKAKKADKKADEAAAESTESTEA, encoded by the coding sequence GTGGCAGTCAAGATCAAGCTGAAGCGTCTCGGCAAGATTCGCCAGCCCCACTACCGCATCGTCGTCGCCGACTCCCGTACCCGCCGTGACGGCCGGGCCATCGAGGAGATCGGTCTGTACCACCCGACGTACAACCCGTCGCGCATCGAGGTCGACTCGGAGCGTGCGCAGTACTGGCTGTCCGTCGGCGCCCAGCCGACCGAGCCGGTTCTCGCGATCCTGAAGCTCACCGGCGACTGGCAGAAGCACAAGGGCCTGCCGGCCCCGGCGCCGCTGCTGCAGCCGGCGACCAAGGAGGACAAGCGCGCCTCCTTCGACGCGTTCGCGAAGGCCCTCGAGGGCGACGACGCCAAGGGTGAGGCCATCACCCCGAAGGCGAAGAAGGCCGACAAGAAGGCGGACGAGGCTGCGGCCGAGTCCACCGAGTCGACCGAGGCCTGA
- a CDS encoding methyltransferase type 11 — translation MTPTLVRHDPVRDWVEIQERMLAPLYEAVYERLGVGAGTRLLGLDCGSGLALLMAAARGARVAGTDPDGTRLEQARQRLAAYDADLAGSPAAPGPYDVITAFHPTGRGTRTPGALAAAVTRSAVRGAAVVLAGWGPPERCASAPVLGLAARLSEAAADGSAGPPVPRDDLDERVARAGLWPDGSGRVACPFGYADLDSAVRGLLSTGVFDPAAAATDTSQVEKELAEALHPYVRGDGTVWMPNVFRYVIARVP, via the coding sequence ATGACACCTACCCTCGTCCGGCACGACCCCGTCCGGGACTGGGTCGAGATCCAGGAGAGGATGCTCGCGCCGCTCTACGAAGCGGTGTACGAGCGCCTCGGCGTGGGCGCCGGCACGCGGCTGCTCGGCCTGGACTGCGGTTCGGGTCTCGCGCTGCTGATGGCGGCGGCCCGGGGCGCGCGGGTGGCCGGCACGGATCCGGACGGGACGCGCCTGGAGCAGGCCCGGCAGCGCCTGGCGGCGTACGACGCGGACCTCGCCGGGAGCCCGGCCGCGCCGGGGCCGTACGACGTGATCACCGCCTTCCACCCGACGGGCCGCGGGACCCGCACCCCGGGGGCGCTGGCGGCGGCGGTCACCCGTTCGGCGGTACGCGGCGCGGCGGTGGTGCTGGCCGGCTGGGGGCCTCCGGAGCGCTGCGCCTCGGCGCCGGTCCTGGGCCTGGCGGCCCGGCTGTCGGAGGCGGCTGCGGACGGGTCCGCCGGTCCTCCGGTGCCCCGTGACGACCTGGACGAGCGGGTGGCGCGCGCGGGGCTGTGGCCGGACGGCTCGGGCCGGGTGGCCTGCCCGTTCGGGTACGCGGATCTGGACAGCGCGGTGCGCGGGCTGCTGTCGACGGGGGTGTTCGACCCGGCCGCGGCGGCGACGGACACGTCCCAGGTCGAGAAGGAGCTGGCCGAGGCGCTGCACCCGTACGTCCGCGGCGACGGCACGGTCTGGATGCCGAACGTCTTCCGTTACGTGATCGCCCGGGTGCCGTAG
- the ftsH gene encoding ATP-dependent zinc metalloprotease FtsH produces the protein MANPVPPRDRTDQPWRSEGAPPSPPTKKKMPGGWGGLILTALIVYLIANIALSFFNRGDEPTISYTEFDKQVTAGNVTKIYSKGDAIQGELKSKQPKPDGEKGDYTKFRTQRPAFADDDLWAQLTKQGVTVTAKPVVEERSFLANLLISLAPMLLLILLWVFIARRMSAGMGGAGGMLGRKAPPKPVELEGGKRTTFEDVAGIDEVEGELNDVVDFLKNPAAYRAMGAKMPRGVLLAGPPGTGKTLLARAVAGEAGVPFFSASASEFIEMIVGVGASRVRELFAEARKVAPAIIFIDEIDTIGRARGAGAGMGGHDEREQTLNQILTEMDGFTGSEGVIVLAATNRADVLDPALTRPGRFDRVVHVHSPDREGREAILRIHTRQIPLAESVDLTQVARTTPGMTGAELANLANEAALLAVKRRQNTVTQTDLSEALEKVQLGAERPLVMPEEERRRTAYHESGHALLGMLQPGADPVRKVTIVPRGRALGVTLSTPDVDKYAHTEEYLRGRIIGALGGMAAEHVVFGMVTTGAESDLEQVTNIARGMVGRWGMSDRIGRLTAIPSDAQQAYGLSAAPATLDAVEHEMRRIVDECYESAVRQLRENRGRLDALAVALLENETLEEADAYRAAGIPRLAKED, from the coding sequence GTGGCCAATCCCGTACCCCCGCGCGACCGCACCGACCAGCCGTGGCGCTCGGAGGGAGCCCCACCGTCCCCGCCGACGAAGAAGAAGATGCCCGGCGGCTGGGGCGGACTCATCCTCACCGCGCTGATCGTCTACCTCATCGCCAACATCGCCCTGTCGTTCTTCAACCGGGGCGACGAGCCGACGATCTCGTACACCGAGTTCGACAAGCAGGTCACCGCCGGGAACGTCACCAAGATCTACTCCAAGGGCGACGCGATCCAGGGCGAGCTGAAGAGCAAGCAGCCCAAGCCCGACGGCGAGAAGGGCGACTACACGAAGTTCCGGACGCAGCGGCCGGCCTTCGCCGACGACGACCTCTGGGCCCAGCTGACCAAGCAGGGCGTCACCGTCACCGCCAAGCCGGTCGTCGAGGAGCGCAGCTTCCTCGCCAACCTGCTGATCTCGCTCGCCCCGATGCTCCTGCTGATCCTGCTGTGGGTGTTCATCGCCCGCCGGATGAGCGCCGGGATGGGCGGCGCGGGCGGCATGCTCGGCCGCAAGGCGCCGCCCAAACCCGTCGAACTGGAGGGCGGCAAGCGGACCACCTTCGAGGACGTGGCCGGCATCGACGAGGTCGAGGGCGAGCTCAACGACGTCGTCGACTTCCTCAAGAACCCCGCCGCGTACCGGGCGATGGGCGCGAAGATGCCCCGTGGCGTGCTGCTCGCCGGCCCGCCCGGGACCGGCAAGACGCTCCTCGCGCGGGCGGTGGCGGGGGAGGCCGGGGTGCCGTTCTTCTCCGCGTCGGCGTCCGAGTTCATCGAGATGATCGTGGGTGTGGGCGCGTCCCGGGTGCGTGAGCTGTTCGCCGAGGCGCGGAAGGTCGCCCCGGCGATCATCTTCATCGACGAGATCGACACCATCGGCCGGGCCCGCGGCGCCGGTGCGGGGATGGGCGGCCACGACGAGCGGGAGCAGACGCTCAACCAGATCCTCACCGAGATGGACGGCTTCACCGGCTCCGAGGGCGTCATCGTCCTCGCGGCCACCAACCGCGCCGATGTCCTCGACCCGGCGCTGACCCGGCCCGGCCGCTTCGACCGGGTGGTGCACGTGCACTCGCCGGACCGCGAGGGCCGCGAGGCCATCCTCAGGATCCACACCCGCCAGATCCCGCTCGCCGAGAGCGTCGACCTGACACAGGTGGCCCGCACCACCCCCGGCATGACCGGTGCCGAGCTGGCCAACCTCGCCAACGAGGCCGCGCTGCTCGCGGTCAAGCGCCGCCAGAACACGGTCACCCAGACGGACCTCTCCGAGGCGCTGGAGAAGGTCCAGCTGGGTGCGGAGCGCCCGCTCGTCATGCCGGAGGAGGAGCGGCGCCGCACCGCGTACCACGAGAGCGGGCACGCGCTCCTCGGCATGCTCCAGCCCGGCGCGGACCCGGTCCGCAAGGTGACGATCGTGCCGCGCGGCCGCGCGCTGGGCGTGACCCTGTCGACCCCCGACGTCGACAAGTACGCGCACACGGAGGAGTACCTGCGCGGCCGGATCATCGGCGCGCTGGGCGGGATGGCGGCGGAGCACGTCGTCTTCGGGATGGTCACGACGGGCGCGGAGAGCGACCTGGAGCAGGTCACCAACATCGCCCGGGGCATGGTCGGCCGGTGGGGGATGAGCGACCGGATCGGGCGGCTCACCGCCATCCCGAGCGACGCGCAGCAGGCGTACGGCCTGTCGGCGGCCCCGGCGACCCTGGACGCGGTCGAGCACGAGATGCGCCGCATCGTCGACGAGTGCTACGAGAGCGCCGTCCGCCAGCTCCGCGAGAACCGCGGCAGGCTCGACGCGCTGGCCGTGGCACTGCTGGAGAACGAGACCCTGGAGGAGGCGGACGCGTACCGGGCGGCGGGCATCCCGCGCCTGGCGAAGGAGGACTGA
- the ffh gene encoding signal recognition particle protein: MFDTLSDRLSATFQSLRGKGRLSEQDIDSAAREIRIALLEADVALPVVRSFISRVKERALGAEVSKALNPSQQVVKIVNEELIGILGGETRRLRFAKSGPTVIMLAGLQGAGKTTLAGKLGLWLKGQGHTPLLVACDLQRPNAVTQLGVVAERAGVGFYGPQPGNGVGDPVQVAKDSIEYARTKMFDVVIVDTAGRLGIDAEMMQQAADIRDVVSPDEVLFVVDAMIGQDAVNTAEAFRDGVGFDGVVLSKLDGDARGGAALSIAHVTGKQIMFASNGEKLDDFDAFHPDRMASRILGMGDILSLIEKAEQTFSQEEAAKVASKLASKKGQDFTLDDFLAQMEQVRKMGSISKLLGMLPGMAQMKEQINNIDEREVDRVGAIIKSMTPAERQDPTIINGSRRARIARGSGVEVSAVKGLVERFFEARKMMSRMAQGGGMPGMPGMPGMGGGPGRQKKQVKQAKGKRKSGNPMKRKAEEQAAAAKREHAQQGGAFGLPAGQEAQDFELPDEFKKFMG; encoded by the coding sequence GTGTTCGATACGCTTTCCGACCGCCTCAGCGCGACTTTCCAGTCCCTCCGGGGCAAAGGCCGCCTCTCCGAGCAGGACATCGACAGCGCGGCCCGGGAAATCCGTATCGCCCTCCTCGAGGCCGACGTCGCCCTTCCCGTCGTCCGCTCCTTCATCTCGCGCGTCAAGGAGCGGGCCCTCGGTGCCGAGGTCTCCAAGGCGCTGAACCCCAGCCAGCAGGTCGTCAAGATCGTCAACGAGGAGCTCATCGGCATCCTCGGCGGCGAGACCCGCCGGCTCCGGTTCGCCAAGTCCGGGCCGACCGTGATCATGCTCGCCGGTCTCCAGGGTGCCGGTAAGACCACCCTCGCCGGAAAGCTCGGTCTCTGGCTCAAGGGCCAGGGTCACACCCCGCTGCTCGTCGCCTGTGACCTCCAGCGCCCCAACGCCGTCACCCAGCTCGGCGTCGTCGCCGAGCGCGCGGGCGTCGGCTTCTACGGCCCGCAGCCGGGCAACGGCGTCGGCGACCCGGTCCAGGTCGCGAAGGACTCCATCGAGTACGCGCGCACCAAGATGTTCGACGTCGTGATCGTCGACACCGCCGGCCGCCTCGGCATCGACGCCGAGATGATGCAGCAGGCCGCGGACATCCGTGACGTGGTCAGCCCCGACGAGGTCCTCTTCGTCGTCGACGCCATGATCGGTCAGGACGCGGTCAACACCGCCGAGGCCTTCCGCGACGGCGTCGGCTTCGACGGCGTCGTGCTGTCGAAGCTCGACGGCGACGCCCGTGGTGGTGCCGCGCTCTCCATCGCGCACGTCACCGGCAAGCAGATCATGTTCGCCTCGAACGGCGAGAAGCTCGACGACTTCGACGCGTTCCACCCGGACCGCATGGCGTCGCGCATCCTCGGCATGGGCGACATCCTGTCCCTCATCGAGAAGGCCGAGCAGACCTTCAGCCAGGAGGAGGCCGCCAAGGTCGCCTCGAAGCTGGCCTCGAAGAAGGGCCAGGACTTCACGCTCGACGACTTCCTCGCCCAGATGGAGCAGGTCCGCAAGATGGGCAGCATCTCCAAGCTGCTCGGGATGCTGCCCGGCATGGCGCAGATGAAGGAACAGATCAACAACATCGACGAGCGTGAGGTCGACCGCGTCGGCGCCATCATCAAGTCGATGACCCCGGCCGAGCGCCAGGACCCGACGATCATCAACGGCTCGCGCCGCGCCCGTATCGCCCGCGGTTCGGGTGTCGAGGTCAGCGCGGTCAAGGGCCTGGTCGAGCGGTTCTTCGAGGCCCGCAAGATGATGTCCCGCATGGCCCAGGGCGGCGGCATGCCCGGCATGCCGGGGATGCCGGGCATGGGCGGCGGCCCCGGCAGGCAGAAGAAGCAGGTCAAGCAGGCCAAGGGCAAGCGCAAGAGCGGTAACCCGATGAAGCGGAAGGCCGAGGAGCAGGCCGCGGCGGCGAAGCGCGAGCATGCCCAGCAGGGCGGCGCCTTCGGCCTGCCGGCGGGCCAGGAGGCTCAGGACTTCGAGCTGCCGGACGAGTTCAAGAAGTTCATGGGCTGA